Proteins from a genomic interval of Candidatus Gracilibacteria bacterium:
- a CDS encoding lactate utilization protein has protein sequence MQKIIKNLEKNGFQVIHVATAKEACEEAKKILKNAQSIGLGGSETVKEIGLLDWMRQEKTFHLFDQYEPGISMEENKERRRQGMLADVFVASSNALSESGFLINVDGSGNRTAAFSYGPKKVLLIVGKNKIVKGTEQGFKRINKIAAPKNVERLNQKALLHNKPPKYTIKNIQNVFSVIKKSDEKNRIIIILVEESLGY, from the coding sequence ATGCAAAAAATCATTAAAAATCTAGAAAAAAACGGATTCCAAGTCATTCATGTAGCCACAGCCAAAGAAGCGTGTGAAGAAGCTAAAAAAATCCTAAAAAACGCACAATCCATTGGTCTGGGAGGCTCCGAAACCGTAAAAGAAATTGGGCTGTTGGACTGGATGCGCCAGGAAAAAACATTTCATCTTTTTGACCAATACGAACCCGGGATCTCCATGGAAGAAAACAAAGAACGTCGCCGCCAAGGAATGCTCGCCGATGTATTTGTGGCCAGCTCCAATGCCTTATCCGAATCCGGATTTCTCATCAACGTAGATGGTTCCGGCAATCGAACCGCGGCCTTCTCCTATGGCCCCAAAAAAGTCCTTTTAATTGTAGGTAAAAATAAAATCGTAAAAGGCACCGAACAAGGATTTAAAAGAATCAATAAAATAGCCGCTCCCAAAAACGTAGAACGACTGAACCAAAAAGCGCTCCTCCACAACAAACCTCCCAAATACACCATTAAAAATATCCAAAACGTTTTTTCTGTGATTAAAAAATCCGACGAAAAAAATCGAATCATTATCATTTTAGTAGAAGAATCCTTGGGATATTAA
- a CDS encoding cupin domain-containing protein: protein MKGFHSNIEKATVENANFRKVLYTGKHCQLVLMSLKPNEEIGMEVHPDNDQFFRFEKGQGKAIIDGNEYLLADGDVIIVPCGAQHNIINTSASEDLKLYTIYSPAHHKDGIVRATKAEAEAQEAEFDGKTTE, encoded by the coding sequence ATGAAAGGTTTTCACTCCAACATTGAAAAAGCCACTGTGGAAAACGCCAATTTCCGCAAAGTGCTCTACACCGGCAAACACTGCCAACTCGTGCTCATGTCTCTCAAACCCAACGAAGAAATCGGCATGGAAGTCCACCCGGACAACGACCAATTCTTCCGTTTTGAAAAAGGCCAAGGCAAAGCCATCATCGACGGAAACGAATACTTACTCGCAGACGGCGACGTGATCATCGTTCCCTGCGGCGCGCAACACAACATCATCAACACCTCCGCCTCCGAAGATTTGAAACTGTACACGATCTACTCCCCTGCCCATCACAAAGACGGCATTGTCCGCGCCACCAAAGCAGAGGCCGAAGCGCAAGAAGCGGAATTCGACGGAAAAACAACCGAGTAA
- the mscL gene encoding large-conductance mechanosensitive channel protein MscL: MFQEFKKFAIKGNVMDMVIGVIIGGAFGKIVSSLVADIIMPPIGVLTGGMDFSTLSLTLKQATDTDPAVTLNYGIFINTMIDFLIISFSIFILVKQLNKLKKKEETKAEKTSEEVLLLREIRDALKKKSC, encoded by the coding sequence ATGTTCCAAGAATTTAAAAAATTCGCCATCAAAGGCAATGTCATGGACATGGTCATCGGCGTCATCATTGGCGGTGCGTTCGGGAAAATCGTCAGCTCCTTGGTCGCAGACATCATCATGCCCCCGATCGGCGTACTCACCGGCGGGATGGATTTCTCAACACTTTCTCTCACCTTAAAACAAGCCACCGACACCGACCCCGCGGTCACGCTCAACTACGGCATTTTCATCAATACCATGATTGATTTCCTCATCATTTCCTTCTCGATTTTCATCCTCGTGAAACAACTCAATAAGCTTAAGAAGAAAGAAGAAACAAAAGCGGAAAAAACATCGGAAGAAGTCCTATTGCTCCGAGAAATAAGAGATGCGCTCAAGAAAAAATCCTGTTAA
- a CDS encoding urea transporter, whose product MKNAIRTLLRGVGQVMLQNNALTGLLFLAGIFYNSWIFGVGALLGNVISTLFALIFKNSKQDIENGLYGFNGTLVGIAVWFFFGVSVTTTVAIILGAILSTVIMHEMKKRMPAFTAPFVLATWVIIFGLPFFHLSSLANSTLPAETSLNALSASGMGFGQVMFQGNIVTGALFLLALIVSSRTAALYALYGSLLGGAFALLLSLPLASINLGLFGYNAVLCGIALSDKKWSAFLFATFAILLSVFLQYGLGQIGLITLTAPFVIATWGTLLIKKLLHGTTAH is encoded by the coding sequence ATGAAAAATGCCATTCGCACCCTCTTGCGCGGCGTGGGACAAGTGATGTTGCAAAACAACGCGCTCACCGGACTCTTATTTTTAGCCGGGATTTTTTACAACTCATGGATTTTTGGAGTGGGCGCACTCTTGGGAAACGTTATCAGCACACTTTTTGCATTGATTTTCAAAAACTCAAAACAGGACATCGAAAACGGTTTATACGGATTCAACGGAACTTTGGTAGGCATCGCGGTGTGGTTCTTTTTCGGAGTTAGTGTAACCACAACCGTGGCCATCATACTCGGAGCCATTCTCTCCACTGTAATCATGCACGAGATGAAAAAAAGAATGCCGGCCTTCACCGCACCTTTTGTCCTTGCGACTTGGGTGATAATTTTCGGGCTTCCCTTTTTCCATCTCTCCTCCTTAGCCAATTCCACGTTACCCGCAGAAACCTCCCTCAATGCACTCTCCGCAAGCGGTATGGGATTCGGGCAAGTCATGTTTCAAGGAAATATCGTCACCGGCGCCCTGTTCCTTTTAGCCCTCATTGTCAGCTCTCGCACCGCCGCCCTTTACGCGCTTTACGGCTCCTTATTGGGAGGAGCCTTCGCTTTGTTACTCTCCTTGCCTCTCGCCTCCATCAACCTCGGGCTCTTTGGCTACAACGCCGTGCTTTGCGGCATCGCCTTGAGTGACAAAAAATGGAGCGCATTTTTATTCGCCACATTCGCCATTCTCTTATCCGTTTTCCTCCAATACGGTTTGGGCCAAATCGGACTCATCACTCTCACCGCCCCGTTCGTAATTGCGACCTGGGGAACTTTATTAATAAAAAAATTATTGCATGGCACGACCGCACATTAA
- a CDS encoding asparaginase, with protein sequence MARPHIKVLFAGGTIGMVKNPHTGALEPVTNPDAIFRLIPEIQKEMHLEFEWVMNMDSTNMKPENWATLATCIHDQYDKYDGFVIAHGTDTMAYTASALSFALQKLSKPVILTGALIPLSELGSDGRNNLIYACEVATYDLAEVAIVFGSKILRGNRTTKSREALFNVFKSYNYPLLGEIKHPAVLNSWRKKRRKRILEFRPQFNNKVAMITVFPGFEPDCLSRILQAGIEGIVLRGFGPGNIPHNLMPILKREIAKGIPIVVSTQMEHGSTNLRSYEVGYQALKAGVIEAKDMTTEACLTKLMWCLGHTHNMGKIKTMMATDFAGEITMEE encoded by the coding sequence ATGGCACGACCGCACATTAAAGTTTTATTTGCCGGAGGCACGATCGGAATGGTCAAAAACCCGCACACCGGCGCCCTCGAGCCCGTCACCAACCCGGACGCCATTTTCCGCCTCATCCCGGAGATTCAAAAAGAAATGCACCTCGAATTCGAATGGGTCATGAACATGGACAGCACCAACATGAAACCCGAAAACTGGGCCACACTCGCCACCTGCATCCACGACCAATACGACAAATACGACGGTTTCGTAATCGCGCACGGCACCGACACCATGGCGTACACCGCCTCCGCTCTCTCATTCGCCCTACAAAAACTCAGCAAACCCGTGATCCTCACCGGAGCCCTCATCCCGCTCAGCGAACTCGGCAGCGATGGGCGAAACAATCTGATTTACGCGTGTGAAGTTGCCACTTACGACCTCGCCGAAGTGGCCATTGTTTTTGGGAGTAAAATCTTACGAGGCAATCGCACCACCAAATCTCGTGAAGCGCTGTTCAATGTCTTTAAATCCTACAATTACCCGCTTTTGGGAGAAATCAAACATCCGGCCGTGCTCAATTCATGGCGCAAAAAACGTCGCAAGCGCATCCTGGAATTTCGCCCTCAATTTAATAACAAAGTAGCCATGATCACGGTTTTTCCTGGCTTTGAACCGGATTGCCTGTCCCGCATTCTTCAAGCCGGGATCGAAGGCATCGTGCTCCGTGGGTTTGGTCCGGGGAATATCCCCCACAATCTCATGCCCATTTTAAAAAGAGAAATCGCCAAAGGAATCCCGATAGTGGTCAGCACACAAATGGAACACGGCAGCACCAATCTTCGCTCTTACGAAGTGGGATATCAAGCCCTCAAAGCCGGCGTGATCGAAGCCAAAGACATGACCACCGAAGCCTGCCTCACCAAACTCATGTGGTGCTTGGGTCACACGCACAATATGGGGAAAATCAAAACCATGATGGCAACGGATTTTGCCGGAGAAATTACGATGGAAGAATAG
- a CDS encoding DUF3467 domain-containing protein, translating to MADQKAQAQGDDKGAPQQSVQLKVAEEQQAGSYANAVSVNLNQNEVIIDFGYIVPNMKPTTIKVVSRINMTHRTAESFLKVLQNAVLDWRNKQKDDKK from the coding sequence ATGGCCGATCAAAAAGCGCAAGCTCAGGGTGATGATAAAGGCGCCCCTCAACAATCCGTTCAACTTAAGGTCGCGGAAGAACAACAAGCCGGTTCTTACGCCAATGCGGTTTCCGTGAATCTCAATCAGAATGAAGTGATCATCGATTTCGGATACATTGTGCCGAATATGAAACCGACCACGATTAAGGTTGTAAGCCGTATCAATATGACGCATCGAACCGCGGAATCGTTTTTGAAGGTTTTGCAAAACGCGGTGTTGGATTGGAGAAATAAGCAAAAAGACGATAAAAAATAA
- a CDS encoding helix-turn-helix domain-containing protein, with amino-acid sequence MLEAELTHFGLRPRQARVYLTLLALGEAPASTVAERASLPRLTTYSILERLEEMGLVCFYEKRRMRMYKGNPPDALLKWCDDQIGVIQARQSRLSTLIPQLKKYFANSDGEALKEKPFRFIEDRFLFRNRFQKAFQTSSGESADWIAAVGDISRPLLLELLKESPVPPRLLVPYSKKEGFPLGEGVLQLCRVLPRHVGTFWGMGGDIWVAGRKVFFIFQVSDRFLAVEIEYSQVAQGVKSLFEVLWELARVFEHSGSEA; translated from the coding sequence ATGCTGGAAGCGGAACTCACCCATTTTGGTCTCCGCCCTCGGCAAGCTCGGGTCTATCTCACGTTACTGGCCCTGGGCGAAGCTCCGGCGAGCACGGTGGCGGAACGCGCTTCACTCCCTCGGTTGACTACGTATTCGATTTTGGAACGACTGGAGGAGATGGGTTTGGTTTGTTTTTATGAAAAACGTCGAATGCGTATGTATAAAGGGAATCCGCCCGATGCGTTGCTGAAATGGTGTGACGATCAAATCGGGGTGATTCAAGCGCGACAGTCTCGACTGTCGACTTTAATTCCTCAGCTTAAAAAATATTTTGCTAACAGTGACGGAGAGGCGCTCAAAGAAAAGCCTTTCCGTTTTATTGAGGATCGGTTTTTGTTTCGAAATCGTTTCCAAAAGGCGTTTCAAACGTCTTCGGGGGAATCAGCGGATTGGATTGCGGCGGTCGGGGACATTTCCCGGCCGCTTTTGTTAGAGTTGTTGAAAGAGAGTCCCGTGCCACCGCGATTGTTGGTGCCGTATTCTAAAAAGGAAGGATTTCCGTTGGGGGAGGGCGTGTTGCAACTGTGCCGGGTATTGCCGCGGCATGTAGGGACGTTTTGGGGTATGGGCGGGGATATATGGGTGGCGGGGAGGAAAGTTTTTTTTATTTTTCAAGTGTCGGATCGTTTTTTGGCTGTGGAAATTGAGTATTCTCAGGTGGCGCAAGGAGTGAAGTCGTTGTTTGAAGTGTTGTGGGAATTGGCAAGGGTTTTTGAACACTCAGGAAGCGAAGCGTAG
- a CDS encoding response regulator transcription factor, protein MHFLLLRTHILRAPFLYRALRYENIGADLCHPENIKNMWYGQYDAVLIPMAEWDIPLLDSVLKTIKSLGEVPVWVLTRALPPFSMRVQYKNLFKGGIYFRPFNTPFKLLLKEFNRIEIKKNHRPQLNSNLNQKQILVNDLLIDVETREVERNGKSIHLRNKEFSLLLCLAKNPGKALTRTFLLETVWDRNTNILSNTVDVHINRLRHKVDGSSTEPIIKTIPCVGYKLAFQKISV, encoded by the coding sequence ATGCATTTTCTCCTATTAAGAACGCACATATTGCGTGCCCCGTTTCTTTACCGGGCGCTTCGCTACGAAAACATCGGCGCCGACCTTTGCCATCCCGAAAACATTAAAAACATGTGGTACGGCCAATACGATGCCGTACTCATTCCCATGGCCGAATGGGACATCCCCCTCCTCGACTCCGTCCTAAAAACCATCAAAAGTCTTGGTGAAGTGCCGGTGTGGGTCCTAACACGCGCACTTCCACCCTTTTCAATGCGCGTCCAATATAAAAATCTTTTCAAGGGAGGCATTTATTTTCGCCCGTTCAACACGCCCTTCAAACTTTTATTAAAAGAATTCAATCGCATCGAAATCAAAAAGAATCACCGTCCTCAACTCAATTCAAACCTCAATCAAAAACAAATCCTTGTGAACGATTTATTGATTGATGTGGAAACTCGCGAAGTGGAACGCAACGGCAAATCGATTCATTTAAGAAATAAAGAATTCTCACTTTTACTGTGCTTGGCCAAAAATCCGGGAAAAGCGCTGACCCGCACCTTCCTTTTGGAAACCGTGTGGGATCGAAACACCAATATTCTCAGCAATACCGTAGATGTGCATATTAATCGCTTACGTCACAAAGTTGACGGATCGTCAACTGAGCCAATCATCAAAACAATCCCTTGTGTAGGCTATAAACTCGCATTTCAGAAAATCTCGGTCTAG